In Streptomyces sp. NBC_00569, a single genomic region encodes these proteins:
- a CDS encoding MurR/RpiR family transcriptional regulator, with protein MRAASPPSGQGSYASVGVALAHNAALCGDDVVHICDPANLVNTLGRLQEDDLLIAINCWQIYTSTVEALNAAAEKGVGAVLITDSGAPLLGTKATLQIAVPSEGVGFFPSLIAALAVVQSVVVELSAMDPNQTRRALASAEHEWQRFKLLSYHRSVSGGCLGRSLVTRAGSSARLGASSEAVRSWRTRRGRRRRFPGGPARPSAGASGMSPGACAARAFPHVWESWVLATVFDLSP; from the coding sequence TTGCGCGCGGCTTCACCACCGTCCGGGCAGGGCAGTTACGCATCCGTCGGGGTGGCGCTCGCCCACAATGCGGCACTGTGCGGCGACGACGTCGTCCACATCTGCGACCCCGCGAACCTCGTCAACACCCTCGGCAGACTCCAGGAGGACGATCTACTGATCGCCATCAACTGCTGGCAGATCTACACCTCGACCGTCGAGGCCCTGAACGCCGCTGCGGAGAAGGGCGTCGGCGCCGTGTTGATCACCGACTCGGGGGCACCCCTGCTCGGCACGAAGGCGACGCTGCAGATCGCCGTGCCCTCAGAGGGGGTTGGCTTCTTCCCGTCCCTGATCGCGGCACTGGCTGTCGTGCAGAGCGTCGTCGTGGAACTGTCCGCGATGGATCCGAACCAGACGCGCCGCGCCCTGGCGAGCGCCGAGCACGAGTGGCAGCGCTTCAAGCTGCTGAGCTATCACCGCTCGGTGAGCGGCGGTTGCCTGGGCCGCTCACTGGTGACGCGCGCGGGGTCGTCGGCGCGGCTGGGGGCGAGCTCCGAGGCTGTGCGTTCCTGGAGGACGAGGAGAGGGCGCCGGCGTCGCTTCCCCGGAGGCCCGGCTCGGCCGAGCGCCGGGGCCTCTGGCATGTCCCCAGGCGCCTGCGCAGCACGCGCCTTCCCGCACGTCTGGGAATCATGGGTGCTCGCGACAGTGTTCGACCTGTCACCATGA
- a CDS encoding ABC transporter substrate-binding protein, which produces MNGSGSGSDPEFFASRPDLVLVARRAARALPGRSLRYLDITGNTVRRVSLDVPDSGRGVVRLDVCDTEVPFGLTVRELEVATCVAGGLGNPEIAAVLACSRRTVATHLEHVFAKLGVRARASVATLIAAEDAYVAPLPSPDLVLPPALLGVLGEQEPVSRPAVSRAPLRRPAVLASVYPADSLAGGSVLEMRRGARLAVRDISASGGVSGREIEHLAVSVTPEQLLGTVGDLADRGVDGILFGNFPLPVALPALAAANASGTPVLHSMTGKALSERVRADPAGLGAVFQVCSTESAYVPGLLRTVRDLEDSGAFLPRRRRLAVLQRASTFDAGVVERVQRQSAEAGWDLVFLESVSDDALDFADVVGRLEMADPDLVSLSVFPEPTLRAFLEATAGMRDSATFHAAWSPAAPEFAWRLGELSEGLLWSTVIGNVDSPLCMRFEQRFRAMFGADPGPAAAAVHYDMVNVLAQAWSRVSRPWDFAAVREQLRTSTSFGVTGAHQFVGRGQRGLSYPDETRDPARGHPHLIYRITGGANQRLAPPLVS; this is translated from the coding sequence GTGAACGGGTCGGGCAGTGGGAGTGACCCCGAGTTCTTCGCCTCGCGGCCTGATTTGGTGCTGGTCGCCCGGCGGGCGGCACGCGCACTGCCCGGCCGGAGTCTTCGCTATCTGGACATCACCGGGAACACGGTGCGCCGCGTGAGTCTCGACGTGCCGGACTCCGGTCGTGGTGTGGTGCGTCTCGACGTGTGCGACACCGAAGTGCCGTTCGGTCTCACCGTCCGTGAGCTGGAGGTCGCCACCTGTGTGGCCGGAGGGCTGGGAAACCCGGAGATCGCCGCGGTGCTGGCCTGCTCCCGGCGTACCGTCGCCACGCACCTCGAGCATGTCTTCGCCAAGCTCGGGGTGCGGGCCCGGGCGTCCGTGGCCACCCTGATCGCCGCGGAGGATGCGTACGTCGCTCCGTTGCCGAGCCCCGACCTCGTCCTGCCCCCGGCGCTGCTCGGCGTTCTCGGGGAGCAGGAGCCGGTGTCGCGGCCGGCGGTGTCCCGGGCGCCGCTGCGGCGGCCTGCGGTGCTCGCCTCGGTGTACCCGGCGGACAGCCTGGCTGGTGGTTCCGTCCTCGAGATGCGGCGGGGCGCCCGGCTGGCGGTGCGGGACATTTCGGCGAGTGGGGGTGTGTCCGGTCGCGAGATCGAGCACCTGGCCGTGTCCGTGACTCCTGAGCAACTCCTGGGAACCGTAGGAGACTTGGCGGACCGTGGGGTGGACGGCATCCTGTTCGGGAACTTCCCGCTGCCGGTCGCGCTGCCCGCGCTCGCCGCCGCCAACGCGTCCGGCACTCCGGTGTTGCACAGCATGACTGGGAAGGCGTTGTCCGAGCGGGTGCGCGCGGACCCGGCCGGGCTCGGCGCGGTCTTCCAGGTCTGCTCCACCGAGTCCGCGTACGTGCCGGGCCTGTTGCGCACGGTCCGGGACCTGGAGGACAGTGGCGCGTTCCTGCCGCGACGTCGGCGGCTCGCCGTGCTGCAGCGGGCGAGCACCTTCGATGCGGGTGTCGTCGAGCGCGTACAGCGACAGTCCGCCGAAGCCGGCTGGGATCTGGTGTTCCTGGAGTCGGTGTCCGACGACGCGCTGGACTTCGCCGACGTCGTCGGCCGCCTTGAGATGGCGGATCCCGACCTGGTGTCGTTGTCGGTCTTTCCGGAGCCGACGCTGCGGGCGTTCCTGGAGGCTACTGCCGGGATGCGGGACAGTGCCACGTTCCATGCGGCGTGGTCGCCGGCGGCCCCGGAGTTCGCCTGGCGGCTCGGAGAGCTGAGTGAAGGCCTGCTCTGGTCGACGGTGATCGGCAACGTGGACAGCCCGCTGTGTATGAGGTTCGAACAGCGTTTCCGCGCCATGTTCGGCGCCGACCCGGGACCCGCCGCCGCAGCCGTCCACTACGACATGGTCAATGTGCTGGCGCAGGCGTGGAGCCGGGTCAGCCGGCCGTGGGACTTCGCCGCCGTACGGGAGCAGTTGCGTACGTCGACGTCGTTCGGAGTGACGGGGGCCCACCAATTCGTGGGGCGGGGCCAGCGCGGGCTGAGCTATCCGGACGAGACGCGCGACCCTGCCCGCGGCCACCCGCACCTCATCTACCGGATCACCGGTGGCGCCAACCAGCGGCTGGCGCCACCCCTGGTGAGCTGA
- a CDS encoding SDR family NAD(P)-dependent oxidoreductase, translating into MGRTVLVIGANGGIGRAVVDRLRADGWSVTGTDLPEIDLSRGGVVADHVARLWAEQGGFDALVHAAGVFPAVPVVDSDEELFDRVMGVNTRSALSAGAEFVRRCRAAGRPGTLLFVSSGAATRARLGTTVYAASKAALDALVRGIALEHGRDGIRCCAVAPGFVDVESAVNPVPRTYVDALTHASVRGRVGRPHDIAAVLCWLLGPDANWVNGRTVPVDGGDGIGTLTAPNWVT; encoded by the coding sequence GTGGGACGTACGGTGCTCGTGATCGGCGCGAACGGGGGCATCGGCCGCGCCGTGGTGGACCGGCTCAGGGCGGACGGCTGGTCGGTCACGGGGACGGATCTTCCGGAGATCGACCTGTCCCGCGGCGGCGTGGTGGCGGATCACGTGGCGCGGCTCTGGGCCGAGCAGGGCGGCTTCGACGCGCTGGTGCACGCGGCAGGCGTGTTTCCCGCCGTACCGGTCGTGGACAGCGACGAGGAGCTTTTCGACCGGGTCATGGGTGTGAACACGCGCTCGGCGCTCAGCGCCGGAGCGGAGTTCGTGCGCCGCTGCCGCGCCGCAGGCCGGCCCGGGACGCTGCTCTTCGTCAGCAGCGGGGCCGCCACCCGCGCCCGGCTCGGGACGACCGTCTACGCCGCGTCCAAGGCGGCGCTCGACGCGCTGGTGCGCGGTATCGCGTTGGAGCACGGCCGCGACGGCATCCGCTGCTGCGCGGTGGCACCGGGCTTCGTCGACGTGGAGTCGGCCGTCAACCCCGTCCCTCGGACGTATGTGGATGCGCTGACGCATGCCTCCGTACGCGGGCGGGTCGGGCGCCCCCACGACATCGCCGCGGTCCTGTGCTGGTTGCTCGGGCCGGACGCGAACTGGGTCAACGGGCGGACCGTTCCGGTCGACGGCGGCGACGGCATCGGCACACTGACCGCACCGAACTGGGTCACCTGA
- a CDS encoding polysaccharide deacetylase family protein encodes MSRGTVCLTFDFDAISLWMARGQTTPGPVSRGEFGAYAIDRILALLRRAEVPTTFFIPGHTLETYPAQSAAVAEAGHEIALHGYAHEPVSTLDRVTELAVNRRSAALIEKLTGTPPAGHRTPSWDFTEHTVDILTELGIVYDSSLMGTDFEPYLARSGDRCPADGPFRFGPDSAVVELPVSWTLDDYPHLEYVRTSQIVMPGLQDADAMFDRFLRDVRYMTETVPDGVVTVTLHPQVVGRGARMSALESFITGCRTLDVTFERCVDVARRVRPALVGV; translated from the coding sequence ATGAGCCGCGGAACCGTCTGTCTGACCTTCGACTTCGACGCGATATCCCTGTGGATGGCCCGCGGCCAGACCACCCCGGGCCCGGTCTCCCGCGGCGAGTTCGGCGCGTACGCCATCGATCGCATCCTGGCCCTGCTGCGCCGCGCCGAGGTGCCGACAACGTTCTTCATTCCGGGGCACACACTGGAGACGTACCCCGCACAGAGCGCCGCCGTCGCCGAGGCGGGACACGAGATCGCGCTGCACGGGTATGCCCATGAGCCGGTGTCGACGCTGGACCGGGTCACCGAGCTGGCGGTCAACCGCCGTTCGGCGGCGCTGATCGAGAAGCTGACCGGCACCCCGCCCGCCGGACACCGCACCCCCAGTTGGGACTTCACCGAGCACACCGTCGACATCCTCACCGAACTCGGCATCGTCTACGACTCGTCGCTGATGGGCACCGACTTCGAGCCCTACCTCGCGCGCTCCGGCGACCGCTGCCCGGCCGACGGGCCGTTCCGGTTCGGACCGGACTCGGCCGTGGTCGAACTCCCGGTGTCCTGGACGCTGGACGACTATCCGCACCTGGAGTACGTCCGCACCTCGCAGATCGTGATGCCCGGACTCCAGGACGCCGACGCGATGTTCGACCGGTTCCTGCGCGATGTGCGATATATGACGGAGACCGTGCCCGACGGAGTGGTGACGGTGACGCTGCACCCGCAAGTGGTGGGGCGGGGTGCGCGGATGTCGGCCCTGGAGAGCTTCATCACCGGCTGCCGCACCCTGGACGTGACATTCGAGCGGTGCGTCGACGTGGCGCGCCGGGTCCGGCCCGCGCTGGTCGGGGTGTGA
- a CDS encoding C45 family peptidase has product MSAATPQNPRLIVVQGSYRQMGEDLGQATADLIARSLDTYVGRFRDDAGLSDADIERWGRIYLDIAASYSPEIAAMLDGMATGSRQPAHRLAALNARTEMLYGTGYRDEGCTSLSVLPRYTGNGHTLLAQNWDWHPEQAEVTFLLATRDETGFSVLSLAEAGMLAKSGLNSAGLGVCANLLVSDRDRGGAGVPYHYLLRGALQARTMSGAHKKLLPVERISSGNVLLADGTGGEAVDFELAPDVFGTLLPENGLIAHANHFETSLPLRDKKAATSALTLLRPARARHLLEPALDERRVGVADLVATLRDEWSFPDGICRHPDPDVPEGERNATVYSVVTDLTDRVLWIAPGPPSRHGYARWELDTLFDDPAPKPLEFLPEDTLAAPTTQSEEIPA; this is encoded by the coding sequence GTGTCCGCAGCGACTCCCCAGAACCCGCGGCTGATCGTCGTCCAGGGCAGTTACCGTCAGATGGGCGAGGACCTCGGCCAGGCCACCGCCGACCTCATCGCCCGCAGCCTCGACACCTACGTGGGCCGGTTCCGCGACGACGCCGGGCTCAGCGACGCCGACATCGAGCGCTGGGGACGGATCTACCTGGACATCGCCGCGTCGTACTCCCCCGAGATCGCCGCGATGCTCGACGGCATGGCGACCGGCTCGCGTCAGCCCGCCCACCGGCTTGCCGCGCTCAACGCACGCACCGAGATGCTGTACGGCACCGGCTACCGCGACGAGGGCTGCACCTCCCTGTCGGTGCTGCCCCGGTACACCGGCAACGGGCACACCCTGCTCGCCCAGAACTGGGACTGGCACCCCGAGCAGGCGGAGGTCACCTTCCTGCTCGCCACCCGCGACGAGACCGGGTTCAGCGTGCTGTCCCTGGCCGAGGCGGGCATGCTCGCGAAGAGTGGCCTCAACTCCGCCGGGCTCGGGGTGTGCGCCAACCTGCTGGTGTCCGACCGGGACCGGGGCGGCGCCGGAGTCCCGTACCACTATCTGCTGCGTGGGGCCTTGCAGGCACGGACGATGTCCGGCGCCCACAAGAAGCTGCTGCCCGTCGAACGGATCTCGTCCGGCAATGTGCTGCTCGCCGATGGCACCGGCGGCGAGGCCGTCGACTTCGAACTGGCGCCGGACGTCTTCGGGACGCTGCTGCCCGAGAACGGGCTGATCGCCCACGCTAACCACTTCGAGACGTCGCTGCCGCTGCGCGACAAGAAGGCGGCGACCAGCGCGCTCACCCTCCTGCGCCCGGCGCGGGCCCGGCATCTGCTGGAACCCGCGCTCGACGAGCGCCGGGTCGGCGTCGCCGACCTCGTGGCGACGCTGCGCGACGAGTGGTCCTTCCCGGACGGCATCTGCCGTCACCCCGACCCCGACGTCCCGGAGGGCGAGCGCAACGCGACCGTCTACTCCGTGGTCACGGACCTCACCGACCGCGTGCTGTGGATCGCGCCGGGCCCGCCGAGCCGGCACGGCTACGCCCGCTGGGAGTTGGACACCCTGTTCGACGACCCGGCCCCGAAGCCCCTGGAGTTCCTCCCGGAGGACACCCTGGCCGCCCCGACCACCCAGAGCGAGGAGATACCCGCATGA
- a CDS encoding MFS transporter produces MKASTTEAPVTDTGPREALKLRAVVSGSIGNLLEQYDNLVYAYSTVYLSAAFFSSGGSVSSLLSTFAVFAVGFLARPLGTVFFGHIGDKMGRRPALLASVILMGAATVLIGLLPGYRTIGVAAPVLLVVLRLFQGFAVAGEWAGSAAMLVEYATPRARGRYGSLNQVSTAAGFLVAAGVVALNSLFWSEQGMREFGWRVPFLVGAVTAVVALLLRFGLEDTPAFREQEAAGETSASPLRLALRTQKGAMARGFFFTVSWTVAYFFFLTYLPTHLRQEAGIAPGIVEASNIVGLVVLTVAIFGFGVLSDRIGRKPLLLIGSGGLVLLSFPAMLVFQTGNTAGVFLGQILIGLIIAAFSGPGPAALAELFPTNVRYSALGIGYNFSVMAFGGTAGFIATLIVDSTGNAVLVALLPTIAALITFVTVCRMPETYRTELK; encoded by the coding sequence ATGAAGGCATCAACGACCGAGGCACCGGTCACCGACACCGGCCCCAGAGAGGCCCTCAAGCTGCGGGCGGTCGTCTCCGGAAGCATCGGCAATCTGCTCGAGCAGTACGACAACCTCGTCTACGCCTACTCGACGGTGTATCTGAGCGCCGCGTTCTTCTCCAGTGGCGGCTCTGTGTCGTCGCTGCTGTCGACCTTCGCTGTCTTCGCCGTGGGCTTTCTGGCCCGGCCGCTCGGCACGGTCTTCTTCGGGCACATCGGCGACAAGATGGGGCGCCGGCCCGCCCTGCTGGCCAGCGTGATCCTCATGGGCGCGGCAACCGTCCTGATCGGGCTGCTGCCCGGCTATCGGACCATCGGCGTCGCCGCCCCTGTGCTCCTGGTGGTGCTGCGGCTGTTCCAGGGCTTCGCCGTCGCCGGTGAGTGGGCCGGGTCGGCAGCCATGCTGGTGGAGTACGCGACCCCGCGCGCCCGCGGCAGGTACGGCAGCCTCAACCAGGTCAGCACCGCTGCCGGCTTCCTGGTGGCCGCCGGCGTGGTGGCGCTGAACTCGCTGTTCTGGAGCGAGCAGGGCATGCGGGAGTTCGGCTGGCGGGTGCCGTTCCTCGTCGGCGCGGTGACCGCGGTCGTCGCTCTGCTGCTGCGTTTCGGTCTGGAGGACACTCCCGCCTTCCGCGAACAGGAGGCCGCCGGGGAGACCAGCGCGAGCCCGCTGCGGCTGGCACTGCGCACGCAGAAGGGCGCCATGGCACGCGGCTTCTTCTTCACCGTGAGCTGGACCGTCGCCTACTTCTTCTTCCTCACGTATCTGCCGACGCATCTGCGCCAGGAGGCCGGCATCGCCCCCGGGATCGTCGAGGCGTCGAACATCGTGGGCCTGGTCGTGCTGACGGTGGCCATCTTCGGGTTCGGTGTGCTGTCCGACCGGATCGGCCGCAAGCCGCTGCTGCTGATCGGCTCCGGCGGACTCGTGCTCCTGAGCTTCCCCGCCATGTTGGTGTTCCAGACCGGAAACACGGCAGGCGTCTTCCTCGGCCAGATTCTCATCGGGCTCATCATCGCGGCGTTCTCCGGGCCGGGACCTGCAGCGCTCGCCGAACTGTTCCCCACCAACGTCCGCTACTCGGCGCTGGGCATCGGCTACAACTTCTCGGTCATGGCCTTCGGCGGCACGGCCGGCTTCATCGCGACGCTGATCGTCGACAGCACCGGCAACGCCGTCCTCGTGGCCCTGCTGCCGACGATCGCGGCCCTCATCACTTTCGTCACCGTGTGCCGCATGCCCGAGACCTACCGGACCGAACTGAAATGA
- a CDS encoding SDR family NAD(P)-dependent oxidoreductase, with amino-acid sequence MTDVAARDQTYCPPSTTPKGVKSMGLDGKIAVVTGAAGGIGAAAADRLADLGAVVVRADVQYADDAGGTGRVRLDVTDPASWDRLRDIVRQEFGPVGLLVNNAGVSARADLLDTSDEDFTRVLAVNAFGPWRGIKTFADDLARTRGVIVNIGSIYGVTTPPTGDGTVPSSVAYQMSKAAVHQLTKVAAVELAPRGIRVNALLPGVFRTALLDHLPPEALRARVNGAPLARPGETDELAHALAFLAGPESSFVTGVLLPVDGGYLAAA; translated from the coding sequence ATGACCGATGTCGCGGCCCGCGACCAGACCTACTGTCCCCCTTCAACGACACCGAAGGGAGTGAAGTCCATGGGCCTGGACGGCAAAATCGCGGTGGTGACGGGCGCAGCTGGCGGCATCGGGGCCGCGGCGGCCGACCGGCTGGCAGATCTCGGTGCCGTCGTGGTGCGGGCCGATGTCCAGTACGCGGACGACGCCGGCGGGACGGGTCGAGTGCGCTTGGACGTCACCGACCCCGCGTCGTGGGATCGGCTGCGTGACATCGTCCGCCAAGAGTTCGGACCGGTCGGCCTACTGGTGAACAACGCGGGCGTCAGCGCCCGGGCGGACCTGCTCGACACGAGTGACGAGGACTTCACCCGGGTGCTCGCGGTGAACGCGTTCGGCCCGTGGCGAGGTATCAAGACCTTCGCCGACGACCTGGCCAGGACCCGAGGCGTCATTGTCAACATCGGCTCGATCTACGGGGTCACCACCCCTCCCACCGGGGACGGCACGGTCCCGTCCTCGGTCGCGTACCAGATGAGCAAGGCCGCCGTGCACCAGCTCACCAAGGTGGCCGCGGTCGAGCTCGCCCCGCGCGGTATCCGCGTGAACGCCCTACTGCCCGGGGTCTTCCGCACCGCGCTCCTGGACCACCTGCCACCAGAGGCCCTGCGGGCCCGCGTCAACGGCGCCCCGCTGGCGCGGCCGGGCGAGACCGATGAACTGGCACACGCCCTCGCGTTCCTCGCCGGACCCGAGTCCTCGTTCGTCACGGGGGTGCTGCTACCCGTGGACGGCGGCTATCTCGCCGCTGCCTGA
- a CDS encoding pentapeptide repeat-containing protein, whose translation MRSGGARILGTRGAAVEDQWGFDGMPRRHRRGSEVTGCATAAGGQPAAGRGTRRCGAGHRAWQRTNTNLTRAQLNDADLTGAHLNDANLNEGGLTGAAPACAART comes from the coding sequence ATGCGAAGTGGTGGTGCCCGCATTCTGGGGACGCGCGGTGCTGCCGTCGAAGACCAATGGGGGTTCGACGGCATGCCTCGAAGGCATCGGCGGGGGTCAGAGGTCACGGGGTGCGCAACCGCCGCTGGTGGGCAGCCAGCAGCCGGGCGAGGAACTCGGCGGTGTGGTGCGGGACATCGAGCGTGGCAACGCACCAACACGAATCTGACCAGAGCGCAGCTGAACGACGCGGACTTGACCGGCGCGCACCTGAACGACGCGAACCTGAACGAAGGGGGCCTGACCGGCGCGGCGCCAGCCTGCGCGGCGCGGACCTGA
- a CDS encoding LysR family transcriptional regulator gives MEIRVLRYFLTIVETGSVTKAAEVVRVAQPSLSRQLRGLEGTLGMTLFDRGGKQMVLTAAGRRFLPLARDLVARADAAEAAVGALAAGRAMRITVAAPPTTITDVIAPFLATWGPEDPLVTVQAESPAHAYQALARGADVAVSSAPPRSRFAGLPVARLPLWAYVRADHAWADRDHVTIRELAAQPLIVLTAAHRTRRILDNAVQDADASYDIVLECDTPHVVQAMAASGHGVAVVSDDPRFDLHPLLILDSTGEPLQIHLHAAWDAGHYALHSIEAFAAGLSRFCVERYGPQVAARL, from the coding sequence ATGGAAATCCGAGTGCTGCGCTACTTCCTGACCATCGTGGAGACCGGTTCCGTCACCAAGGCTGCCGAGGTGGTCCGCGTCGCCCAGCCCTCGCTGTCGCGCCAACTGCGCGGCCTGGAAGGGACCTTGGGGATGACGCTCTTCGACCGCGGCGGCAAGCAGATGGTCCTCACGGCGGCCGGCCGGCGCTTCCTTCCGCTGGCCCGCGACCTGGTCGCCCGCGCGGACGCCGCCGAGGCCGCGGTCGGCGCGCTGGCCGCCGGTCGTGCCATGCGGATCACCGTGGCGGCACCGCCCACCACCATCACCGACGTGATCGCGCCGTTCCTGGCCACCTGGGGACCGGAAGATCCGCTCGTCACCGTGCAGGCGGAGAGTCCGGCACATGCGTACCAGGCCCTTGCCAGGGGCGCCGACGTAGCCGTCTCCTCAGCACCTCCGAGGAGTCGATTCGCCGGCCTCCCGGTGGCCCGCCTGCCGCTGTGGGCCTACGTCCGTGCCGACCACGCCTGGGCGGACCGGGACCACGTCACCATCAGGGAGCTTGCCGCGCAGCCCCTCATCGTCCTCACCGCGGCGCACCGCACCCGCCGCATCCTGGACAACGCCGTGCAGGACGCGGACGCCTCGTACGACATCGTGCTCGAATGCGACACCCCGCACGTCGTACAGGCCATGGCGGCCTCGGGCCATGGCGTCGCGGTGGTCTCCGACGATCCCCGCTTCGACCTGCACCCGCTGCTGATCCTCGACAGCACGGGCGAACCGCTGCAGATCCACCTCCACGCGGCGTGGGACGCCGGCCACTACGCGCTGCACAGCATCGAGGCATTCGCGGCCGGTTTGTCACGTTTTTGCGTCGAGCGGTACGGGCCACAGGTCGCCGCCCGCCTATGA
- a CDS encoding carbon-nitrogen hydrolase family protein, translating into MARPLPLILAQAPGRPADDLTGFAADVERRVKLRAPGALVVYPELHLGESAPGVPAAPAEAAEPLDGKRDAAFAELAGDLGIWLVPGSVYERGTDDRVHNTTPVYSPQGERLAAYRKICPWRPYETTTPGNRFEVVDLPGVGRIGLSICYDTWFPEISRHLAWMGAELIVNVVRTSTSDRAQEVVLNRANAITNQVFVASVNSAAPSGTGRSLVIDPQGTVRAETVDAGDSTLTDVIDLDEVSNVRRYGTAGLNRVWDQFRPGDPALELPLYGGRIDPATWNPAHTTEEPRC; encoded by the coding sequence ATGGCCCGCCCCCTGCCCCTGATCCTCGCCCAGGCGCCCGGCCGCCCGGCCGACGACCTCACAGGCTTCGCCGCCGACGTGGAGCGGCGCGTGAAACTGCGCGCACCCGGCGCCCTCGTCGTCTACCCCGAACTGCACCTCGGCGAGAGCGCCCCCGGCGTCCCCGCCGCCCCGGCGGAGGCCGCCGAGCCGCTCGACGGCAAACGCGATGCGGCCTTCGCCGAGCTCGCGGGGGACCTGGGCATCTGGCTGGTACCCGGCAGCGTCTACGAGCGAGGCACCGACGACCGCGTCCACAACACGACACCGGTCTATTCACCACAGGGTGAGCGCCTCGCCGCGTACCGCAAGATCTGCCCGTGGCGCCCGTACGAGACGACCACACCCGGCAACCGGTTCGAGGTCGTCGACCTCCCCGGGGTCGGCCGCATCGGCCTGTCCATCTGCTACGACACCTGGTTCCCGGAGATCTCCCGCCATCTGGCCTGGATGGGCGCCGAGCTGATCGTCAACGTGGTCCGCACGTCGACGAGCGACCGCGCGCAGGAAGTCGTCCTCAACCGCGCCAACGCCATCACCAACCAGGTCTTCGTCGCCAGCGTCAACTCCGCCGCCCCCTCCGGGACCGGCCGCAGCCTCGTCATCGACCCCCAGGGCACGGTGCGCGCCGAAACCGTCGATGCCGGCGACTCCACCCTCACCGACGTGATCGACCTCGACGAGGTCAGCAACGTCCGCCGCTACGGCACCGCCGGTCTCAACCGGGTCTGGGACCAGTTCCGCCCCGGCGACCCAGCTCTCGAGCTCCCGCTGTACGGGGGCCGCATCGACCCCGCCACCTGGAACCCCGCCCACACCACCGAGGAGCCGCGATGTTGA